Genomic segment of Salvia splendens isolate huo1 chromosome 12, SspV2, whole genome shotgun sequence:
tcttaaaaatgcAAATTGCCTAATAAATCACGGAAGATGGTTAAAATAACGAAGTTTGCAATTTTCAAAATCATCTCATCCGCCTATTTTTCCGACAAAATAAGCGATGATGTGGTAGCCTATATCAAATATTCCACTCAGCACATAAACATGTATCAACCTAAGGAAGTCGGTAACTTTTGTGATTTATAATTCAGTTTTTAAAAAAGTATTAAACGGGCCAGAATTTAACCatcttttcttttgtgattaATTTAACAATTTACCCTTTTTGAAATAGAAAGGgcctctctctattttatttctctctccactttagaCAACAATGCATTAATTGGTTGTACTTGTATGTATATTATAATAGTAGTTAATAAGGTTAtaaaggaattttttttattttcttagcaTATAATTTGCAGAATATGGAATATAGGTGTCCAAAATTCAAagttgaaatttttacaaaaggaaagagagaAAATACCTTTTTGTGCAATTCTCTTCTTTAGTTTGCCGGTGTTGAATTGATTTTCAGATTCAGCCTCTTTTTCCACACATCTTTCAGAGTTGAAGGAGATAATGAACTacacattaaaatattattcctaATTAAAAAACGTTTGTAATATGTAAAGAATAAAACGATACATGAAACTAATTTTAACATGATTAAACTCTTCAGAATTACTGAACTAACAACTCTCTATTTaacaaaaatgattttgtgttGAATCAAATTTCTGAAGCGAACGATTTCAAATTCAAACTTCTCgattaaatagaaaaaacaacatacataattaactttttggattttgaaattataaaaagaaGGAATGAAAATACCTTTTGTGAACCTTTCTTCTTATCTTTGCTGATTTCGAATTGATTTTCCGATTTCAGAGTTTGAagtgattttgatttttgaactACGAGTGCTCAAATTCAACTAGTGATTTAATTAGTAATAAGTGgagaatataaaaatattaattgttgaTAAATTTAATGAAGACACCAATACCAGACAAAATACAATACCTAATAATGGGGAAAACATTAGCTGGCTTCGTCAATTgtttaatacaattaattccACTTTTCtcaatttgttttttaattattacaGCAAGATCTGctcctccgttgccaactgcgctacgcccctgcgggcaatttttaattatgattaTTCTGCTGGATTAGGTGTGGCAGAGCAATCATCTTAATTCAACTTTACTCTCATCTTTATCTCTTTATAGAAAGTAAATAGAATAATAAAGGTTCTATAGTAGGTAAATAGATTAAATTAGAAGGTTAAAACAggaatccgaaaatatttttctcatttatttttaaCTAATCCAGTGCGATgcacaataaattaaattgtaatTAGATATCACAATTATTTTAGTTAAACAAAAAGGTCTTCTAAACTTTCAAAAGTATATACACTCCATATCATATGGGCCGCAAAGGACAAATCATGTTTAAAATTGGGCCTTGCTAACTCCTTGTTATATAGTTAGAGAATCGAATAACTTTTATATTTGGAGCCCATACGAAAATGTAGGATTGGACAAGCCCATATCCTGGCACAAATATATGgggtaattaaataattcgatcaaaaatcaaaatctgaTTAATTCACTGCTCAATTTCTAATTATCTTTGAGTTATACTTTTGCTCTGAATTGTAGATATTGGCTAAATTTTTtagagtagtttttttaatcatcttgagttatatatatattattaatttttaaatatttataatgtttGTAAAGTTACACTCTATTCATCCCATTTAACACTTTGTTTATCAATGCAATTGCCGCAACAAATTAGTGAGTTAATTGTCATTCTAATTAACTAGATTACTTTAATATTTGAaagttataaaatattttactttGACTGTTGGACAAAAAGTAATCAAATTAGTCATGTACATTAGTCTGGTTTATTAACTCTCACTCAAGTCCTAAGCATTAAATTTACCTCAACGACCAATAAAAATGGGTGAATCAAGTAAATACATTGATGAAGAGTATGTTGGGTAGTCAATATTCCAACATTAGAgattgatttgttttttatttatttgcagAACTATTTacttcttcttgattcttttccCGAATCATAAGTCCGAATCAAGTAGGGGGAATTCTATATATTGTAGAATTCCCGTAGATCGAGTCATTGAGAATCAAAACCCTAGCCTCACGTTAGGGTTGGTTTCTTGCTTTTGTTTCACAAATTCATCGTCACGTGTGCTCGAAGTTCTAGATAGGATCTTGCATCCTATCACTAGGCGCCCATCTAGTCTGAGATGCCAGACTCCATCTCGAACACCAATCTCATCCAAACATAGCATACTTCTGAAACAAAACCCTCTCAAGATAAGGCGACGAAGCCTCTCCAACTTAACTAGTGATGCAAAGAGCTTGCCTACATCCGACTTTTCATCAACTTCAACAATGCCCAATTTTCAAAACTCTCCCAGTATGACGGACTAACGTTGGTGTCTTATTAGTGGAATGATTAAACTTGTCTCTGCCACAATGGATAACATGATGATGAGAGGGTCTACTATCCCCATAGCTCCTGAAGATCTCAAAGCCCATTTCCTTCTCAGCTTTTTGGATGGATAGCATGTGCAATAGAGGATTGAGATGAAACTTCTTTTTTCTTCCATGCATCAATAACTGATTGACCAACTAAATTGCTAAGATTGGTCAAATCCACTTGCCATACAAATCTGTTTAAAGACCACATACACTGAAATAAAGACCACTAAACACACACactagagagagatagagagaagagGGCATAAGAAATTGACAAATTATATTGTACTAGTACTTCTTAATTGAGATGGAATacaataaatctatttatactTATTTACAACTGTGCGGTTCGACTCTCTTTTGCATTCCGGGAAAGAACCGACAAAGAAAACCCAGAATGGAGCATATAATTATGCTCGACTCGATACATGGAAATCAATAAGattccaaaaataaaagataaataaagGAAACAATCATAGACAAAATCTTCAAGACACCGTGGTTGATGAACTTTGCGGAGACGTCTGGTGATGGCCCTCGGGAGCGACGGcattggtgaagaattggttGAGCCAGCGAATACAGCCTCTGTCTCTCTGCTAGTCGAGGTACACGCATCGGTCAACATTGCACCTTCCACAACTTGTATCTTtctaatgtaatttttttacaaaaacagTAAACCAAGTTATTAGCAAATACACAAAAGGAaaatgaaagaagaagaaaaaatacaCTCAACTAACCCGATGTATATCAACTTCAGACTATGGATCGATATCCTCCTCCGAAATTTCGGAGGTCAAACCTGCATTTCTGATCTTTGTTGCAATGTGTTTGGTTGTTACCATCTTAAACTTTTTCAGTTCAGACATCCTCTGAATCCGTTCCGGAAGTGTCTCCAGATGTGGACAGCTATTGATTTCTAGTTCCACGACAATCAACATTGCATCTTCATCAACTCGTATCTTTCTAAGATTCCACAATTCATTGATGCAAAGCACTTTGAGCCTGGGAAATCCGCCGTGTTGGATCACCATTTCTCGACCAGTGTATGCATTTCGCAGTTTGAGCCGGCTTAGGAAAATGAGCTTCTCTAATGTCGGCATGGGGTCTTCATCAAGACAAGTATTTACCAATGATATGTAAAAAATCCTTTCAGGTAAACTATCAGCACTCGGTAGCCTACCTATACGCCCGTCTAGTTTTAGTACCGTGAGCTTTCGTATAGCACCAATTTTGTCCAAACACGGCATGCTTCTATAACGAAACCCTCTTAAGAAAAGATTAATAAAATACGGAAACTGAGCTAGTGATGCAAACAGCGTATCTACATCCGAGTTTTCATCAACTTCTTCAAAGCCCAGCGTTTCAAAGTCATACATTATTCTCCTGAAGCTCGGGCGCTCATATGTCCAATCATAAATCGAGATGTATTCTAGGGTCCGCAGTTTGCACAGCGTAGCTACTTTCAAAGACTCCCGGAAAATCACATTAGACATGTGGACATCACGAAGGCTGTTCATTTCCAATATAATATCCGGGACCTCCACCATAAAGTTCTGAGATATATCAAGAACCTCAAGCTTTTTTAACTCCGCCAACAACTGTGGGATCTCTTGTATGTAATTATTTCTCAATCCCAAGTACTGTAACTCAACCAGTGTGCCGATTGTTTCGGGTAAAGTCTTCACCCCAAAATCTTCCATGTCAAGTATTTTGAGTGATTCAAAACTCTCCCAATAAGACGAGCTAGTGTCGTCCAAGTAGCTACCACCTCCATGGAAGATAAGAGAAATAAGTTGTTTGCTAAGTTCATTCGTGAAAGGATCAAATTTGTCTCTGCCACAATGGATAACACGATGACGGGCATTCTGAGAGGGCCTACTGTTTCCATTGCTGCTTAAGATCTCCAAGCCCATTTCCTCTTCTGCTTTTCTGATTGATATCATGTGTAACAAAGGATGCAGGCGAAACCTTGTTTTACTAAAGAGCCGCTTCACGACTCTAAGAATCGATCTACGAGCAAAAACCGATGAAAGTTTTGGAAAACCTAATCCATTTACAGCCCAAATCTGATCCAACTTTTCGTCCCTCAATATTGCATCTTCCTTAAAAAGGGACAAATGCACGAACTCTGGCTTGATTCTATCATCCAATTGATGATACATCGGTTCCAGTAACTTCAATGTATCACTCAATTCAATTGACTCAAAAAGTGCTTCCCATTCAATCCCCGAAAGTCTTTGTGTTGCTTTCTGCCTTGCAACATTTATTATAGCAAGCGGCAAACCCCAACATTTTTTCAACATCTCTTTCCCCTTTCTCTCCATCTCCTTTGAGAATTTGTTCTCAACACTTGTAACTTTATCAATTGTTTTCAAAAACAATTTCCAGCTCTTGTCAGAATCCAAAGCGTTCATCTCATGAGTATAACCAACGTCTACTGTTCTAAACTCAAAGCGACTTGTTAACTGCAACATGTTGGCTGATCTAAGATCAATGCGACTTGTTAACAGCAACCTGCTTCCAGTACAACctgcatatatttatatattggcATGATTAGAACAATCATTACATAAAGGAAACTTGTGAGGCTAATCAACTGTGAGATTTGGATTAATTATTATAGTAGTAGATCATTTGATATAGTCATTAATTTGGGTTATATATAAGTCtaaatgtcaattttggtcataaacatatgaccaaaatacgaatttggctcaaaacattcactttttgaaaaacaggtccataacaaatgaaaatgtcgcCGACATAATCCTTTTTTGACGGTTTTGTCAAAAAACTAACTATCAACGCTAATTGCACAGTGGCATGACCATTAGTTTTTTTACGGGACCGTAAATAAAAGAACTACTTGGGCGACATTTTTAGTTGTCATGGACTCgtttttcaaaaaaatgaatgttttggaaaaaaaatcatattttggtcatatatttAAGACCAAAATTGACCTACGGTCGGTTAATCCAAAATTTCATCAAAGATTATCAAAACGGAGGGAGATACATACCTCGAGATGGAAGACCATCCAAAATGTAATCTAAGTGTGTTTTTTTCGACAGATTGTCCAAGACTACGAAACATGACAATCCTTCCAGGTTCTGGCGAAGGAAATCTTTGTCGCTCAACTTTTGAAATGTTCTTCTTTTATATCCTGGCACCATTTGCTGTATCAGTCTCATAAGTACCTCATCCTTACGCATGTCACTAGAAACGCATACCCAAGCCTGACGCTCGAACTGGCCAGCCCCGGCCTTGTACagttgtctggccagacttgtcTTCCCGATACCGATCATGCCCTTTATACACAAAATCTGAAAGtcctttaatttatttaagatatttttttCCAGCAACTTCTTCACGTCTTTCTCCAACCCCACCACAATTTCCCCTTCTTCCTCATATCCGATACTTTTCATCCGCACCTTTGTCGTCTTCATCTGAATTACGAGGTTCTCATACGTGCTATTGATACTGTTACTGTAAAACTCAAATTCCACGTCAATGACATCGCGAGCCAACTTTACCAATTCAGCAATGAAACATTCTAGCTTGCTCCTCTCTTCCATTTCCAAGTCTCTCCAGAAATCCAATGTCTCTGTAAGCTCATTGATTGTTCTCTTTAAAATCGATTGCTTTCTGGTATCGGCACATGTAACGTGTAAACTCTTGAGATCTTGTATCATCTCTAAGACCGCAGCCTCCGCCATGTTTATGCTTCTGCAATAACTGCACTTAATATGATCGTTGCATGTATATTGGAAAGAcacatttctaaaaaaataGAACCACTCTctgttttttctctctccactttacgCACTATAAAGAAACATTTCGCTTAGAATTTGGTAATCGGTTGTACTCGGAGACGGAATTAGAAATTGAAATGAGGAACAATCACGGTAGGATGCGCGATATTCCTGGCGACTAGCCTTCTCTAATAGTACTAGTGGTCCATGGTGGTGTACGTACGATTTTCAATTTGAGAGTCcaaattgaaaatattatacatatattGATATCCTAATACTTTTAGAGTCCACAAATTGAGCGGTTAAAATATTACTTTCACAAACACTACTTTCACCATCttttctacctctctcttattttgataattatgcattaaaactcgtgtaatTTACAACTTAGTCTATTTTTAATGAACGGAGTTAGTATAATTgataagagaataaaataagaaaaaaataaaataaaaagaatatgacTAGAGAGTACCATATATTAATCATATTAGAAAGATAAATGAAAATGACTGGAACTGCTATTAAAATGGAAACAAATCAACTACAATGTGATTTAAAACTAAATATTTCACTGCGGCTATATATATCATTCTTTTAAGCTTCTTCAACTTTAGTAGTAAAAGTTTGGTGTATTATAATGATATAACAATATTTTTATGACAAAATTGAGACTCTCCAGATGTAAGATGTACTatcatatttatgttttaacTAGGATAAATTAATATTGGCATATAACCTATAAATCCAAATTGAAAAATAATCTTAACAAGCCTAAGAAAGAAAAACAGCATACTCCACAATTATGTGATGAATTTTGAATATATTCAAAggggaaaaaagaaaatacCTTTTGGTAAATCTTTGTCTTTGCCGGTTTCAAATTGCTTTTCCGATTCAATCGCACCAAGAGTTATGCATGGATTTTGAGCTTTAAATTGCTAAACTCAAAATGGTCAAATTCAGctacttaattaaattggacAAAATTTATGAGGCCACCCTGTACCTGACCAAAAAACAATGAAATAATtgtataaaaaaagaaaaacttagCCAACTTGTACAGTTATAATAATGTAAGCCATGTGAAGGGAGGCAATTTGATGTTTTGAGATTTTAATACTAACACTCTATCATAAAGTCTACTCTAATTAACAATTACTGTATTTAATACAGGCGATGCTTCTAACAAGAAACAATGAATTGATTTAAGGTcaaattgcaaaataaaaagAGAGGCAGTGACCCCGGGTCGTGCTGGGGTGGGGCGCGAGACAACACGGGACGCACGTACCCATGTGGCGCATTTTGATTGACTAATGCAGATATTTATTCCACGTTATCTAATTTTCTCACTTACCAAAGATACTATATGGGAAGTTGGGGTGAGTAATGATAATCGGACTTTTCTGATGATTCATACGCTAGAGAAGGTCGGCAGTGAGGATGAAGAACAGTGACAGTTAAAGCCGCCAGAGAGATTTGCGAATTACGTCGCTAAATAGCCTGCAATTCgtgaaatagtattttattactttgttttctttttttttaaacatttaTTTTAAGTATTTTAAACTTGTTTGTGTTGAGTGATTTATAAGCTCCGTCCGGATTTTCTTTGTATATCGTTTCCCGGTTGACTAGGTTAAGTCGAACCAACACTAAGGTCCTAGCATTATAAAAAGGGGTTTTCATTAATTAATGAAATCATAtcatagtaatttaagggacggagggttgcaggttccgtcccttagttaagggatggagtaaaaagtgcagtggggcccgcgaatagtaatttaagaagcgttgtggatggcctaaaatgAGTGGTTGTTAGAATTTATTTTATCTGTTTGAGATCATTTGAATCATGAAGCTGGTTGTTAGAGTTAGTAAAGTGCAAGTgggttttatttttttgttaggaACGTGAGAGGTGGCTAATTTAAAGATCAATGACAAGTTACATTTATCTAATTTTCAATGACCGATAATTTCGATGGCAAAACAACCGGtcaattattttaattcaatgccacccccaccagcTACCACTTTGTAGAATGTGACACCTTAATATTGAATGCCAActtcatttttgttttcttttattcttttattaattaTCATTGATGGTAGAGTTTTAGGTTTGTCAAGCCTACTAGCTTAATTGTGCACGTTGTTTAGGGTTTCCAACTTAGACCATTTTATTTGGTCACAAGTAGTTATACATGCTTGTATGTATGTTTCCTCAAACTTCCTCGATCCCTGGTGGTTGTGAGATTCTTAGAGCAGAAATGAGGCATAATTCTTGATTACATAGATTCATTTGAAGGAGTTCAATCCATAAACCTGAGGCATATTAGGATCAGTgcttcatttcattaattttcatGTTTGCCATCTCCAacttatttgaaaaatattttatagtaaGAAATTTACTATAAGTGTGAAGttcatgaaattttttttaattttaatattattattaaatttttatgtatctgtgtcgtaaatttaattccgtattttgtgtgattgttaattatttgttttttataattttgtttattgtggttaggctatgactgggctattgcttgtcttgatgatgtgacaggaggagtttTAGTGCTAATGATAtggtaggaggagtttgtggctaggctatggctgggctattcttatcgtggatgctcttataaaaataatcagtTTTCCACTCTCATTAATATACTCCAATTAATGATATGATGTAGCAATAAATTTATATCAGTTGCCTTATAATATAGTTTGCCACCTCACCTCATGCTTTATATTGTTCCAATTAGGAATTAACAAATCCTAACTcgatattaattaaatttaattagaaaTGATGCCCTGTATATATGAATGCACACAATTGTTTATCGAATTTTTATACTGAATTAAAACTAATATTAACCCTTGAATCACCTTTTTTCTGTgtagtaattttaaatttaag
This window contains:
- the LOC121758608 gene encoding probable disease resistance protein At1g58602, whose amino-acid sequence is MAEAAVLEMIQDLKSLHVTCADTRKQSILKRTINELTETLDFWRDLEMEERSKLECFIAELVKLARDVIDVEFEFYSNSINSTYENLVIQMKTTKVRMKSIGYEEEGEIVVGLEKDVKKLLEKNILNKLKDFQILCIKGMIGIGKTSLARQLYKAGAGQFERQAWVCVSSDMRKDEVLMRLIQQMVPGYKRRTFQKLSDKDFLRQNLEGLSCFVVLDNLSKKTHLDYILDGLPSRGCTGSRLLLTSRIDLRSANMLQLTSRFEFRTVDVGYTHEMNALDSDKSWKLFLKTIDKVTSVENKFSKEMERKGKEMLKKCWGLPLAIINVARQKATQRLSGIEWEALFESIELSDTLKLLEPMYHQLDDRIKPEFVHLSLFKEDAILRDEKLDQIWAVNGLGFPKLSSVFARRSILRVVKRLFSKTRFRLHPLLHMISIRKAEEEMGLEILSSNGNSRPSQNARHRVIHCGRDKFDPFTNELSKQLISLIFHGGGSYLDDTSSSYWESFESLKILDMEDFGVKTLPETIGTLVELQYLGLRNNYIQEIPQLLAELKKLEVLDISQNFMVEVPDIILEMNSLRDVHMSNVIFRESLKVATLCKLRTLEYISIYDWTYERPSFRRIMYDFETLGFEEVDENSDVDTLFASLAQFPYFINLFLRGFRYRSMPCLDKIGAIRKLTVLKLDGRIGRLPSADSLPERIFYISLVNTCLDEDPMPTLEKLIFLSRLKLRNAYTGREMVIQHGGFPRLKVLCINELWNLRKIRVDEDAMLIVVELEINSCPHLETLPERIQRMSELKKFKMVTTKHIATKIRNAGLTSEISEEDIDP